One window of the Candidatus Goldiibacteriota bacterium HGW-Goldbacteria-1 genome contains the following:
- a CDS encoding transcriptional regulator, whose product MTMYEMQAEQFKALSHPSRVKIIQILSENNCCVTNLAKLCGEPQPQTSRHLGALKKAGILICEKKGTKTCYKASCAEVFKMVDAAGKIAEKRGLDIAGGSKKKKGGR is encoded by the coding sequence ATGACAATGTATGAAATGCAGGCGGAACAGTTTAAAGCGCTTTCCCACCCTTCAAGGGTGAAGATAATTCAGATATTAAGCGAAAATAACTGCTGTGTCACAAATCTGGCAAAGTTGTGCGGAGAACCGCAGCCGCAGACTTCCAGGCATCTGGGGGCTTTAAAAAAAGCGGGAATACTTATATGTGAAAAAAAAGGAACCAAGACCTGCTACAAAGCCAGCTGTGCAGAGGTGTTTAAGATGGTGGATGCCGCCGGAAAGATTGCCGAAAAGCGCGGCCTTGATATTGCGGGCGGAAGTAAAAAGAAAAAGGGAGGCAGATAA
- the def gene encoding peptide deformylase — protein MTYEIKKYGDPVLKKKAEPVTEFGEDLKKIFDDMLETMYAFNGVGLAANQVGILKQMITIDTSREEDRVILYLANPVVTSVSKDKVTFEEGCLSFPGIFEKIDRPAKITVSAFDPYGKPLKIEAEGFLAIVLQHEIDHLNGVVFIDRMSPARKFTHGKELKELKTATKTGAKLK, from the coding sequence ATGACTTATGAAATTAAGAAATACGGAGACCCGGTATTAAAAAAGAAAGCGGAACCGGTGACAGAATTTGGCGAGGATTTAAAAAAGATTTTTGATGACATGCTGGAAACTATGTACGCTTTTAACGGCGTCGGCCTTGCAGCAAATCAGGTGGGTATCTTAAAACAGATGATAACAATTGATACTTCCAGGGAGGAGGACCGCGTTATATTGTACCTGGCAAATCCCGTGGTTACCTCTGTTTCAAAAGATAAAGTAACCTTTGAAGAGGGGTGCTTAAGCTTCCCGGGCATTTTTGAAAAAATTGACAGGCCTGCTAAAATTACGGTAAGCGCGTTTGACCCATACGGTAAACCTTTAAAAATAGAGGCAGAAGGCTTTCTTGCCATAGTGCTTCAGCACGAAATAGACCATTTAAACGGGGTGGTTTTTATTGACCGCATGTCCCCTGCAAGAAAATTCACACACGGCAAGGAACTTAAAGAATTAAAAACAGCAACAAAAACCGGGGCAAAACTTAAATGA
- a CDS encoding methionyl-tRNA formyltransferase, translating to MNIVFFGTPEFAVPSLKAAAASGHKILFAVSQPDRPAGRKQEILPTPVKKTALELAIPVLQPEKVKSPEFMEQYLQSKPDLNLIAAFGQILPDEIIYHPKFHSINIHASLLPRWRGAAPINAAIMAGDKETGVSYQFIDKRLDCGDIMHMDRYEIQDGDDSITLYSKLSALAGNSVPRVLELLESGKYERVKQDDSATTLVKTLKKEDGKIDFKKSNRDIFNMVRGLLPWPVSYCGLDGKILKIFSATCIDNAEVHPPGTVYGIEKGSGFMVAAGKGGLLIKEIQAEGKKRMSASDFIAGHQDIVGKVLK from the coding sequence ATGAACATAGTTTTTTTTGGAACTCCTGAATTTGCAGTTCCCTCTTTAAAAGCCGCTGCCGCATCCGGCCATAAAATTCTTTTCGCGGTTTCACAACCGGACCGCCCTGCAGGCAGAAAACAGGAAATACTTCCCACCCCCGTAAAAAAAACCGCCCTTGAACTTGCAATCCCGGTATTACAGCCGGAAAAAGTCAAGTCACCGGAATTTATGGAACAGTATCTGCAGTCAAAACCGGACCTTAACCTTATCGCGGCGTTTGGACAGATACTGCCTGACGAAATAATTTACCACCCAAAATTCCACAGTATAAACATCCACGCTTCACTTCTTCCCAGGTGGCGCGGCGCGGCGCCGATAAACGCCGCCATAATGGCGGGTGATAAAGAAACCGGGGTAAGCTACCAGTTTATAGACAAGCGGCTTGACTGCGGTGACATAATGCATATGGATAGATATGAAATACAGGATGGTGATGATTCAATTACCCTTTATTCAAAACTCTCCGCCCTTGCCGGCAATTCTGTGCCGCGCGTACTTGAACTGCTTGAATCCGGGAAATATGAAAGGGTAAAACAGGATGACAGCGCTACCACACTTGTGAAGACACTTAAAAAAGAAGATGGAAAGATAGATTTTAAAAAATCAAACAGGGATATCTTTAATATGGTACGCGGGCTTCTCCCATGGCCTGTCTCTTATTGCGGGCTTGACGGAAAAATCCTGAAAATATTCAGTGCTACGTGTATTGACAACGCGGAAGTTCACCCTCCCGGCACCGTTTATGGAATTGAAAAAGGTTCGGGATTCATGGTAGCTGCGGGAAAAGGCGGACTGCTGATTAAGGAAATTCAGGCAGAAGGTAAAAAAAGAATGTCCGCGTCAGATTTCATCGCCGGCCATCAGGATATTGTGGGGAAGGTATTAAAATAA
- a CDS encoding YraN family protein, whose product MDGVNLRRQGNYYEQKTAEKMKREGYEILDVNYYAKGAELDIIARKGEILVFVEVKARKKSTGLSPFGAVDRKKQKKIIMGAKQYIFEKNLYKNYVRFDVAGVFPDGNGSEKIEIIKDAFQES is encoded by the coding sequence ATGGACGGGGTAAATCTAAGGCGGCAGGGGAATTATTACGAACAGAAAACCGCGGAAAAGATGAAGCGTGAAGGGTATGAAATTCTGGACGTTAATTATTATGCCAAGGGCGCGGAACTTGATATCATCGCAAGAAAAGGGGAAATACTGGTTTTTGTGGAGGTAAAAGCCCGCAAGAAATCCACCGGGTTAAGCCCGTTCGGCGCGGTTGACAGAAAAAAACAGAAGAAGATAATAATGGGGGCAAAACAATACATCTTTGAAAAAAATCTTTATAAAAATTACGTGCGCTTTGATGTGGCGGGAGTTTTTCCGGATGGCAATGGCAGCGAAAAAATAGAGATTATTAAAGACGCTTTTCAGGAATCCTGA
- a CDS encoding ribonuclease HII — protein sequence MICGVDEAGRGPWAGPVVVAAAVIDPDRINTLSAVNDSKKLTEKKREELFQVVINACYTYSISEISSKIIDRSDILSTTLSGMKSCVEKLSKNPDIVIIDGNKAPDLPGYNVITVVDGDAKSLSVAAASILAKVYRDRVMRNFDKLYPGYGFAKHKGYGTKEHVEALNKLGVCAIHRLSYKPVAAIAAKHK from the coding sequence ATGATATGCGGCGTGGATGAAGCCGGGCGCGGCCCGTGGGCAGGCCCCGTGGTTGTGGCTGCCGCGGTTATAGACCCGGACAGAATTAATACATTATCCGCTGTAAATGACTCCAAAAAACTTACAGAGAAAAAAAGGGAAGAACTGTTTCAGGTGGTTATTAACGCCTGCTACACATATTCTATATCTGAAATATCTTCAAAAATTATAGACCGTTCTGATATCCTTTCAACCACTTTAAGCGGAATGAAAAGCTGCGTGGAAAAACTTTCAAAAAACCCCGATATTGTTATTATTGACGGCAATAAGGCGCCGGATCTGCCCGGATATAACGTAATAACCGTGGTGGATGGGGATGCAAAAAGCCTTTCAGTGGCCGCCGCTTCAATACTTGCAAAGGTTTACAGGGACAGGGTTATGAGAAATTTTGATAAACTGTACCCCGGCTATGGTTTTGCAAAGCATAAAGGGTACGGGACAAAAGAACATGTGGAAGCCTTAAATAAACTGGGGGTATGCGCCATTCACAGGTTAAGTTATAAGCCTGTTGCGGCTATCGCGGCAAAACATAAGTAA
- the rsfS gene encoding ribosome silencing factor codes for MNKFGSVNVDAALKGLDDKKAMDIRVFDVSEVSPFWDYFIIATGTSKTHLTALFKSAEDEVQKAGGVIVHKEKGGDSNWMLVDTGDVLVHVFDNETRQYYSLEKLWGEKEVFGKKSKKELK; via the coding sequence ATGAATAAATTCGGATCAGTAAATGTGGACGCGGCTTTAAAAGGGCTTGATGACAAGAAAGCCATGGATATAAGGGTATTTGACGTAAGCGAGGTTTCACCTTTTTGGGATTACTTCATAATTGCCACGGGCACTTCCAAGACGCACCTTACGGCGCTGTTTAAAAGCGCGGAAGACGAAGTGCAGAAAGCCGGCGGAGTTATTGTGCACAAGGAAAAAGGCGGCGATTCCAACTGGATGCTTGTGGATACCGGGGACGTGCTTGTTCATGTTTTTGACAATGAGACAAGGCAGTACTATTCCCTTGAAAAACTATGGGGTGAAAAAGAAGTTTTTGGAAAGAAAAGCAAAAAGGAATTAAAGTAA
- a CDS encoding biopolymer transporter ExbD, whose protein sequence is MLKKRERETLNSEINVVPLVDVMMVLLIIFMVTTPFIMQGSIKINLPSANATTDELPDKNIIIGVSEAGEFFLNGNRAVNESDLILQLKKLILDTGNTRVIIEGDKSARHGAIVAAMGAAREAGAEKLAVSTIPDDNKIQEVQ, encoded by the coding sequence AGGGAACGTGAAACTCTTAATTCCGAAATAAATGTGGTGCCTCTTGTGGATGTCATGATGGTGCTTCTTATAATATTCATGGTCACAACCCCGTTTATCATGCAGGGCAGCATTAAAATTAACCTTCCTTCCGCGAACGCGACAACTGACGAACTTCCTGACAAGAATATAATAATAGGCGTGTCAGAGGCAGGGGAATTTTTTCTTAACGGAAACAGGGCTGTAAATGAAAGCGACCTTATTTTGCAGCTTAAAAAATTGATTCTGGATACGGGCAATACGCGCGTAATAATCGAAGGTGATAAATCAGCCCGGCATGGCGCTATAGTGGCTGCCATGGGCGCTGCAAGGGAAGCCGGAGCGGAAAAACTTGCGGTTTCCACGATACCTGATGATAATAAAATACAGGAAGTTCAATGA